AGGTGATAAACCAACGGATCCTGGAACCGAGCCGCCGAAAGAACAGAATGATACGAAAAAACCAGAGGAAGCAAAGCCGAGTTCCGTGGAAAAGAATACCACGCAAACCGAACAGTAACGTGAAAACCAGCACCTAGGTTCTGAAATCAGAACTAGGTGCTGGTTTTTAAATGCTCGGATTGATCATTTCTTTATAGGATCCGATTTTATGATCCAGCATCTTTTCAGTTTCCTGAAGGGTGCTGATTTGCTCCCTCACCGAGTTTCGATGCTCTTCGAGGAGACGGAGACGTGCTTCCTGCGTATGTTCTCCTTCTTGATACAGCCTTGAATATTCCCTTATTTTAACCAACGGCATTTGCGTCTGTTTTAATTTAATGACGAACCGCAGCCAGGCAATGTGGGAGTCGCCATATTCCCGTTCACCATGATCGTTGCGATCAGGTAAAATAATTTGTTCTTTTTCATAATAACGCAATGTGTGAGAACTGATTTCCAGTAACTTTGCTGCCTCACTAATACTGTACATTTTATCCTCCTATTGATTCATTCTTCAAGAAAGTATAATTAAAGTTTGACTTAGAGTAAACTCTAACCCTTATAATCACCACAAGGCAAGAAATTATTGGAGGTGCTTTTTATGAAATATACCGTAATTACAGGTGCAAGTTCAGGAATTGGGTTTGAAACGGCGCTTGAATTTGCCGCACGAGGAAAAAACCTGGTAATCGCTGCACGCCGCGAAGAAAAATTGGAGGAGTTAAAGACAGAAATCGCGAAGGTTAATTCAGAATTAGAAGTTGTAGTTCGTGTCACTGACTTATCTGTTTCGAAAAATGCGTACGAGCTGTACGACAGCTTAAAAGATCTTGAAATTGAAACCTGGATCAACAATGCCGGGTTCGGAAACTTTGCATCTGTAGGAGATCAAGATTTAAATAAAATAGGAGATATGCTTCATTTAAACATCGAAGCATTGACGATCTTATCTTCTCTCTTTGTTCGTGATTATGCAAACACAGAGGGTACACAGCTGATTAATATCTCTTCAGCTGGCGGTTATACGATTGTAGGGAGTGCGATTACGTATTGTGCAACTAAATTTTACGTCAGTGCTTTTACAGAAGGACTTGCACAGGAACTAAAAGCAAACGGAGCAAAAATGCAAGCGAAGGTACTGGCCCCTGCTGCCACAGAAACCGAATTTGCGCAGCGCTCTATGGATTTGGATAAGTTTGAGTATGAAGGTGCGGTTCCTGAGTACCACACGG
This genomic stretch from Fictibacillus marinisediminis harbors:
- a CDS encoding SDR family NAD(P)-dependent oxidoreductase; translation: MKYTVITGASSGIGFETALEFAARGKNLVIAARREEKLEELKTEIAKVNSELEVVVRVTDLSVSKNAYELYDSLKDLEIETWINNAGFGNFASVGDQDLNKIGDMLHLNIEALTILSSLFVRDYANTEGTQLINISSAGGYTIVGSAITYCATKFYVSAFTEGLAQELKANGAKMQAKVLAPAATETEFAQRSMDLDKFEYEGAVPEYHTAKQMAGFLLDLYDSSKVVGIVNGETYEFALKDPIYPYVSRTR
- a CDS encoding MerR family transcriptional regulator; this encodes MYSISEAAKLLEISSHTLRYYEKEQIILPDRNDHGEREYGDSHIAWLRFVIKLKQTQMPLVKIREYSRLYQEGEHTQEARLRLLEEHRNSVREQISTLQETEKMLDHKIGSYKEMINPSI